The stretch of DNA ATGCCACTGCGGAAAGTACAAGCGCGTTCGCTACAAGGGGATCGTCTGCGACCGCTGCGGGGTAGAGGTTACCCGGGCCAAGGTGCGGCGGGAGCGGCTGGGGCACATAGAGCTGGCCGCACCGGTCTCCCATATTTGGTACTTCAAGGGCATACCCAGCCGGATGGGGCTGATCCTGGATATGTCGCCGCGGGCGCTGGAGAAGGTACTGTACTTCGTTTCCTACGTGGTGGTGGACCCCGGCGACACCCCGTTGATGAAGAAGCAGTTGCTCAACGAGACCGAGTATCGGGAGTACCGGGAGCGCTACGGCAACCGCTTTGAAGCCATGATGGGAGCCGAGGCCATCAAACGGCTGCTGGAGGAAATTGACCTGGATAAGCTCGCGGCCGAACTGCGGCAGGAACTGAGAGAGGCCAGCGGCCAGCGCCGGGTAAGGGCCATCCGCCGGCTGGAGGTGGTCGAGTCCTTCCGCAAGTCCGGCAACCGGCCGGAGTGGATGATCCTGGATGTCATTCCGGTAATTCCTCCGGAACTGCGGCCCATGGTCCAGCTGGACGGCGGCCGCTTTGCCACCTCGGATCTCAACGACCTTTACCGGCGCGTAATCAACCGTAATAATCGGCTGAAGCGCCTCCTGGACCTGGGAGCGCCGGACATCATCGTCCGTAACGAAAAGCGCATGCTGCAGGAGGCGGTAGACGCCCTGATCGACAACGGGCGGCGGGGACGCCCGGTGACCGGCCCGGGCAACCGTCCTCTGAAGTCCCTGAGCGATATGCTCAAGGGCAAGCAGGGGCGGTTTCGGCAGAACCTCTTGGGCAAGCGGGTGGACTACTCCGGGCGCTCGGTAATCGTGGTGGGTCCGGAACTCAAGATGCACCAGTGCGGCCTGCCCAAGGAGATGGCGCTGGAGCTGTTCAAGCCCTTTGTAATGAAGCGCTTGGTAGACAAGGGGTTTGCCCACAATATCAAGAGCGCCAAGCGGATGGTAGAGCGGGTGCGGAACGAGGTCTGGGACGTTCTGGAGGAGGTCATCAGAGAACATCCGGTGCTGCTCAACCGGGCTCCAACCCTGCACCGGTTGGGCATCCAGGCCTTTGAGCCGGTGCTGGTGGAAGGCCGGGCGCTGCAGATCCACCCCCTGGTCTGCACCGCCTACAACGCGGACTTTGACGGCGACCAGATGGCAGTCCACGTCCCGCTTTCCGCGGAAGCCCAGGCCGAGGCCCGCATTCTGATGCTCTCGGTAAACAACATCCTCAACCCCAAGGACGGCCGGCCGGTAGCAACACCCACCCAGGACATGGTTATCGGCTGTTACTATCTCACCGTACAGCGTCCGGGGGCCAAGGGTGAGGGCAGGCGCTTTGCCAGCTACGAAGAGGCCTGTCTGGCCTACGAAAACGGCCTCTTGGATCTTCAGGCGCGCATTACCGTCCCGGTAGACGGCCGGCCTACTGAGACCACCCTGGGCAGGCTGATCTTCCACTACGAGGCTCCCATCCCCAAGGAACTGGGGTTCTACAACTGCGAGATCGACAAGAAGCGGCTGGGAGAAATCGTGGCCAGGTGTTACCGGCTCAAGGGTAATGCGGCCACGGCCGAGGTGCTGGACGGGATCAAGCGGCTGGGCTTCCACTATGCCACCCGGGCGGGGCTGACCATCGGTATTACCGATCTAGACGTGCCCACCGATAAGTACGAAATAATTGCCCGCACGGAGGCGGAAGTGGAGAACATCGAGCAGCAGTTCCGGCGAGGCCTTATCACCGAGGAAGAGCGCTACCAACGGGTCATCCAGTTGTGGAATGAGGCTACAGAAGAGATCACCCGCAAGCTCACCGAGAACATGGATAAGTTCAACCCGGTGTTCATGATGGCCAATTCCGGCGCCCGGGGCAACATCCAGCAGATCCGACAATTGGCAGGGATGCGGGGCCTGATGGCCGATCCCCAGGGCCGCATCATCGACCTGCCCATTAAGGCCAACTTCCGGGAAGGCCTCACGGTGCTGGAGTACTTCATCTCCACCCACGGCGCCCGCAAGGGTTTGGCGGATACCGCTCTCCGCACGGCGGACTCTGGCTATCTCACCCGCCGCCTGGTGGACGTGGCCCAGGATGTAATCGTGCGGGAGGAGGATTGCGGCAGCACTGAGGGCATATCGGTGGGCGAGGTCACCGAAGGCGACCGGGTCATCGAGGCTCTGGAAGAGAGGATTACCGGCCGTTTTGCCGTCGAGGATATCCGCGACCCCAAGACCGGGGAAATCATAGTGCGGGCCAACGAGGAGATCCGGGAAGAGCAGGTAGAGCAGATTCTGGCCGCCGGGCTCAAGGAGGTTAAGGTGCGCTCCCCCCTGACCTGTCAAACCCGGCACGGCGTATGCGTAAAGTGCTACGGCCGGAATCTCGCCACCGGATATCCGGTGGAGATCGGGGAAGCAGTAGGCATCATCGCCGCCCAGTCCATCGGCGAGCCGGGCACCCAGCTCACCATGCGCACCTTCCACACCGGCGGGGTGGCCGGCGAGGATATTACCCAAGGTCTCCCTCGCGTAGAGGAACTCTTCGAAGCCC from Clostridia bacterium encodes:
- the rpoC gene encoding DNA-directed RNA polymerase subunit beta'; translated protein: MLDVSNFERIRIALASPEQIRAWSSGEVKKPETINYRTLKPERDGLFCERIFGPTRDWECHCGKYKRVRYKGIVCDRCGVEVTRAKVRRERLGHIELAAPVSHIWYFKGIPSRMGLILDMSPRALEKVLYFVSYVVVDPGDTPLMKKQLLNETEYREYRERYGNRFEAMMGAEAIKRLLEEIDLDKLAAELRQELREASGQRRVRAIRRLEVVESFRKSGNRPEWMILDVIPVIPPELRPMVQLDGGRFATSDLNDLYRRVINRNNRLKRLLDLGAPDIIVRNEKRMLQEAVDALIDNGRRGRPVTGPGNRPLKSLSDMLKGKQGRFRQNLLGKRVDYSGRSVIVVGPELKMHQCGLPKEMALELFKPFVMKRLVDKGFAHNIKSAKRMVERVRNEVWDVLEEVIREHPVLLNRAPTLHRLGIQAFEPVLVEGRALQIHPLVCTAYNADFDGDQMAVHVPLSAEAQAEARILMLSVNNILNPKDGRPVATPTQDMVIGCYYLTVQRPGAKGEGRRFASYEEACLAYENGLLDLQARITVPVDGRPTETTLGRLIFHYEAPIPKELGFYNCEIDKKRLGEIVARCYRLKGNAATAEVLDGIKRLGFHYATRAGLTIGITDLDVPTDKYEIIARTEAEVENIEQQFRRGLITEEERYQRVIQLWNEATEEITRKLTENMDKFNPVFMMANSGARGNIQQIRQLAGMRGLMADPQGRIIDLPIKANFREGLTVLEYFISTHGARKGLADTALRTADSGYLTRRLVDVAQDVIVREEDCGSTEGISVGEVTEGDRVIEALEERITGRFAVEDIRDPKTGEIIVRANEEIREEQVEQILAAGLKEVKVRSPLTCQTRHGVCVKCYGRNLATGYPVEIGEAVGIIAAQSIGEPGTQLTMRTFHTGGVAGEDITQGLPRVEELFEARRPKGQAVIAEAPGVVTRIGEGRGRREIEVVGPEGEPRVYQAPYGSRLKVEVGSQVVPGDELTEGPVNPHDLLKVKGIRAAQLYLLREVQRVYRMQGVEINDKHIEIMIRQMFRKVKVDDPGDTTLLPGGIVDRFELQDENARVEAEGGKPATARPVILGITKASLATDSFLSAASFQETTRVLTEAAIKGRVDPLLGLKENVIIGKLIPAGTGMSRYRQLKMLVPSEQEEQAPSAPETGEAGLREVGS